GGCGTTTTTCCAAAGGAATGCGGCCAGCATGACGGCAAATGCCCAGCTTGTGTTCATCCAATCGACGGGAATCAGCCCCCATTTCAAGAAAACACCGTTGATCGCTCCGTTCCATTGAAACAACGTCTGCCATACCAGAATTACGGAAGCGACAGGTACAACCAACGGAAGCAGGAACATCGTCCGCAGCGGCCCGCGAAAAGGTATCTCCCCTTTGAGAAGCAAAGCAAGTCCCAGAGATACCGCGAAGAGCAGAGGAACACTGACGCCTGCAAACACCAGGGAATTGACGAACGCTTTGCGGAACGAACCGCTGGCCCATAATGCTTGGTAATTATTGAGGCCAAGAAAATTACCGTTTACCGGGTTGTCGATGAGCGAGTAATAGACAACGGCCCCAAACGGGATAATGAAAAACAAAAGAAAACCGGCGAGGCTCGGTGCCAGGAACAGCAGCGTGAACGGAGCATCCCGCAGGTATTGCCGCCTAATACGTAACAGATAAATCCCCTCCTTTCCAGCGAATTGCTTCGCGTTCAGTCGTCATCATGTCCCCCATCATATCCGTACTGTGTGACATGAGTGTGACAGATCACAGCGTGACAAGGAGGCAGTGATTCGCCTAAAATAAGGATGATAACATTGGAACGGCAACCTGAAAGGACGGATCCGTGTGAAACCGAAGGTGTTGATTGTCGAGGACGAATGGCGTATCCGCGAATTAATCGCCGATTATTTGGAGGAAGAGGGCCTGGACTGGTGTGAATGCGATCGGGGTGACATCGCCTTGGAAAGTTTCCTGCAGCATACGCCACAGCTTGTAATTCTCGATATTTTGATGCCGGGTCTGGACGGCTATGACGTGTGCGAAGCGATCCGGGCCAAATCGGATGTACCGATCATATTTCTGACGGCTAAATCCGAAGAAGACGATGAACTGCTCGGATATGATCTTGGCGCCGACGATTACATGACGAAGCCGTTTAGCCCCAAAGTACTCGCGGCGAAAGTGAAGGCTTTGCTGAAACGGTCGGAGACGGTGAGAAAGGCGCTGTCCAGCGGCAATGACGGAGAACGGATGGAATTGGAGGAGCTGATGTTGAATGTGACGGCGAGGGAAGCGGAGCTCGGAGGCTCTCCTCTAGTCCTCTCTCCGAAAGAATTCGATTTGCTGCTCCATTTCATCCGCAATCGCAATCGCGTACTCAGCCGCGATATGCTGCTTGACGCCGTTTGGGGTTATGATTATGAGGGAGATATCCGGACGGTCGATACTCATGTGAAACGTCTTCGGCAAAAACTTGGTGACCGTGCCGGGTGGATCGTTACCTTGAGGGGGAACGGGTACCGGATGAAGGTGATGCCGTGACCCCATGGAGACATTCGGTCGCATTCCGGCTCTTCG
This is a stretch of genomic DNA from Paenibacillus sp. sptzw28. It encodes these proteins:
- a CDS encoding response regulator transcription factor; the encoded protein is MKPKVLIVEDEWRIRELIADYLEEEGLDWCECDRGDIALESFLQHTPQLVILDILMPGLDGYDVCEAIRAKSDVPIIFLTAKSEEDDELLGYDLGADDYMTKPFSPKVLAAKVKALLKRSETVRKALSSGNDGERMELEELMLNVTAREAELGGSPLVLSPKEFDLLLHFIRNRNRVLSRDMLLDAVWGYDYEGDIRTVDTHVKRLRQKLGDRAGWIVTLRGNGYRMKVMP
- a CDS encoding carbohydrate ABC transporter permease; translation: MFFIIPFGAVVYYSLIDNPVNGNFLGLNNYQALWASGSFRKAFVNSLVFAGVSVPLLFAVSLGLALLLKGEIPFRGPLRTMFLLPLVVPVASVILVWQTLFQWNGAINGVFLKWGLIPVDWMNTSWAFAVMLAAFLWKNAGYNLIIFLAGLSNIPTEQYESASIDGAGNFRTFLHITWPGLAPTSFFVIVISIVQSFKVFREAYLVAGAYPHDSIYTLQHFMNNMFQSLDYPKLTAAAVLLSLVIGVTVYFLFRAERRSREALDQ